In Raphanus sativus cultivar WK10039 unplaced genomic scaffold, ASM80110v3 Scaffold0271, whole genome shotgun sequence, the sequence TATTTGCCGCTGGCCATGTCAACGAACACCCACAACCCTTTCTCCATCTTCtgtttaaaattgaaatttacaGAAATTAGAAATTAGAAAAAACCAGAATTCTCAAcaaattaaacagaaaaaaaagtaaagtacCTTTTTGAAACAGAGTCCTTGTTTCTCATCATTCGATTCGATCGGTGAGTCATCATCGTCAGGCGAAGAATTCACCGTCTTCCAAGCGAAATATCCGGCCAGAACCGCCGAGAAGAACACCAAAAGGAATCTCAACGGACACATAATTGGAAATAAGAGGGAAAGTTGATTTGGTGTCAATGCGTCAAAGAAGAAAGGATGAAAAATCTTTAGGGTTCGTGAAATGCTGGGAGAAAGAGAAGCGAGAGAAAGGGAGAAATTTAAGGAGGGCTGAGACAGAGCCGTGACTACCATGTTGCCAAAAAGGCTTTCGCCACAGGCCCCACTAATATATGAACATTTTGGGGCCCTCatttttgcattagtttggtTTAATATAGTGATAGTAAAAGCAGTTTTTAGTGTTTATATCTcaaatttgatttcttttttttgctcaaCTGTTCTTTTTTCTTCATTAGGCATTTCTAATACGAAAACTGAGTTATAATCTATGGGGTCATATATACATCCACTTTGCGTTAGgtctaaaaacaaaaaaaagtataacaTTGTTTATCAGTAAAActaattaagttttaaaattttgccTTGAGCCCCTATGAACCTTCGCACGGCACTGGGCTGAGATTACATCATGTCTCTCCCTATCTCAGCTCTTCACTGCGAGAAAAGGAAACGCGTTTCTTAATTTTTCAGACACGACTTGGTATTACGCATAATAGTCCCCTTTTTTTCTGTGTCGGAAACGCATAATAGTTCCATTTTTTATACAACAACCCCTACtatcttttattatttctaaTAAGTCCTTAAATTCTAGAAAGTATCTTGATTTCTGAGAAACTTccgaattaaaatattttaatatgatagAGTAGATATCAACCGCAAAGGATTAGGAACAAAATGTGATGATTGAACCAATCAAGGGTGTGTTTGATATAACCATCCAAAAGTAAAGAGGTCTATATGTAATCGTCACTATTAATTGGGTAAAGTTAGTAAATAGATATAGAAGTGGGGGACAGTCTACTACGAGGGGATGACTTCAACTACCTCTTGTAAAATCTATTATTTGTCTCATATCATGTATGGTTTGATTTTGATAAAAGTTTTGTCAACGCGACGCAATTATAGAATTGAAAATAGCTCTTACTAAAAGAAGTCTGCCTGTTTGGGTACAATTTGACTATTTGAGGGACACATTCTAGAAGAAAGGATTCAAAACCTTGTAAACGAAATATGGGAGAGCTTGGGAGTTTCGAGATTATGAAGTCTCTATGAAACTCCTTAATAAAACGAGACAATCTCTAATCCTCTTAACAAACCAAAGTAACAGAAACTAGAATCTGGAAATACAATCATCTCAATGTCATGGTTTCTTCTTAAAAAGCATTCTTCATTATCCAAAAGATTTAAAAGCAAAATTACAAACAAAGGATAGAAATAAGATTTATTAGTATCCTCCTCTCCCTCGGCCTCCTCTGGAGGAGAATCCACCACGGCCCCTGGGAGCACCTCTTGAGGAGAATCCTCCACGTCCCCTTGGAGCACCTCTGGAGGAGAACCCTCCACGGCCTCTAGGAGCACCTCTGCCTCTCCCACGACCACCCCCAGATTGTCCCctgaaagaagaaaacataaCAAGACTCTTGTTAAAGACTTGTACTTACATGTCAACAAGTGTAGTGGGTTCTACTGCTTAAGTAGCCGCCCTAAAGAAGCTATAAATATCAGAAAGATGCTATCTTTTAGGGTAAGAAGTAGAGAGCTTACTTTGGTTGTGGAAGGAACCTTGCTAGAGGCAAAAGCTTAGCAGGGTCGATGTAGAACTTATCCCCTTGAGCATACGAGGTAGCTACGATACCTTCCATCATCTTGATAGAAAACAGCTGCAAAAAAGGAACCAATACTCTTTAGTACAAGTAAGTAGACTAGCGATAGAAGAAAGCCTCATAGAGAGTGGAACACATACAGATTCGTTAATGGGACCAAAGATCTCATCAACTTTCCCAATCTGAGTCTTGTTTTCAAGGTAGATCGGGGCATTGAAGTAAGGGATCTTCTCTTGTGAGAGCTTGGTCACAGCATCACCCTCACAAGCATGCACAAAGGTCGCAACTTCTGTTATAATCAAACAAAGTAAAACCTTTGTCATAAACAGAGACAAGTCACAAAGTTTATACCTTTTGACTTAAATATTATCAGAATCTAAAACAAAGTGATAAGACATTGATTCTTTAAAACTAAGTTAACAGTTTATCAATGTCAAAGGTGAGAACTTTTAATCAATAAAGTCTTAAGCTTTGATAGGTTTAAAACAGTTGAGCAGAGCAGGAACAAGAATCGACTAAAGAGGAGAGAAAAACGAACCAATGACTTCGCTGGGAGGTCCTTCGTCACGatatccaccaccaccaccaaaacGTCCACCTCCTCCGCGTCCGCCGCCACCACCAAAACGTCCTCCTCCTCCGCGTCCGCCGCCGCCACCGAAACGTCCTCCACCGCCATCTCTTCCTCCCCTTCCTCTGAAGCTACCGCCGCCACGTGGTGGTCTCATCTCTTtggtttttatttgttgttgagctGCGCTCTCTCTACTAACTCCTCTCTCGATAGGGTTCAGGGGTTTAGTGTAG encodes:
- the LOC108843948 gene encoding uncharacterized protein LOC108843948 isoform X1, with translation MRAPKCSYISGACGESLFGNMVVTALSQPSLNFSLSLASLSPSISRTLKIFHPFFFDALTPNQLSLLFPIMCPLRFLLVFFSAVLAGYFAWKTVNSSPDDDDSPIESNDEKQGLCFKKKMEKGLWVFVDMASGKYLWRNLNLMSEKTI
- the LOC108843948 gene encoding uncharacterized protein LOC108843948 isoform X2; this translates as MRAPKCSYISGACGESLFGNMVVTALSQPSLNFSLSLASLSPSISRTLKIFHPFFFDALTPNQLSLLFPIMCPLRFLLVFFSAVLAGYFAWKTVNSSPDDDDSPIESNDEKQGLCFKKMEKGLWVFVDMASGKYLWRNLNLMSEKTI
- the LOC130501737 gene encoding putative H/ACA ribonucleoprotein complex subunit 1-like protein 1, translated to MRPPRGGGSFRGRGGRDGGGGRFGGGGGRGGGGRFGGGGGRGGGGRFGGGGGYRDEGPPSEVIEVATFVHACEGDAVTKLSQEKIPYFNAPIYLENKTQIGKVDEIFGPINESLFSIKMMEGIVATSYAQGDKFYIDPAKLLPLARFLPQPKGQSGGGRGRGRGAPRGRGGFSSRGAPRGRGGFSSRGAPRGRGGFSSRGGRGRGGY